Proteins encoded together in one Oncorhynchus mykiss isolate Arlee chromosome 7, USDA_OmykA_1.1, whole genome shotgun sequence window:
- the LOC110527372 gene encoding polypyrimidine tract-binding protein 1 isoform X3 yields the protein MEGHKLDADLYPMGPGYVTDIDVSVGTKRGSDELFSSYIMTPANGNDSKKFKGEMRSPSAPSRVIHLRQLPGDIQDSEVISMGMPFGKVTNLLMMKGKNQAFLEMNTVDQAQTMVNYYATVTPLIRQQPVFMQYSNHKELKTDNSPNQVRVQAALQAVNAVQGGTMLGSTMSGMGGVMGATMSVGGGEMGARGMATQSPVLRVIVENLFYPVTLEVLHQIFSKYGSVLKIITFTKNNQFQALVQYADPMTAQHTKMSLDGQNIYNGCCTLRVSFSKLTSLNVKFNNDKSRDYTRPDLSTGEQHNPQPGMDQHAMAAAAFGSPGLISASPYGHGFPQAFTLQQAAGLSMPGALASFGMGPGGMAASRLGLQALGGGGGQAGVLLVSNLNPESVTPNCLFILFGVYGDVMRVKILFNKKDNALVQMADGTQAQLAMSHLNGVRLHGRSLRVSMSKHTTVQLPREGHEDQGLTKDYATSPLHRFKKPGSKNYNNIYPPSGTLHLSNIPPAVGEEDLKALFSSSGASVTAFKFFQKDRKMALIQMSSVEEAVESLIEFHNHDLGDNHHLRVSFSKSTI from the exons ATGGAAGG ACACAAATTAGATGCTGATCTGTATCCTATGGGACCTGGCTACGTCACAGACATAGA tgtcTCAGTGGGTACCAAG AGGGGATCTGATGAACTCTTCTCCTCCTACATCATgaccccag CCAACGGTAATGACAGTAAGAAGTTCAAAGGTGAGATGCGGAGCCCCAGCGCTCCATCGCGTGTCATCCACCTGCGCCAGCTGCCCGGGGACATCCAGGATTCTGAGGTCATCAGCATGGGAATGCCCTTTGGGAAGGTCACCAACCTTCTGATGATGAAGGGAAAGAACCAG gcgtTCCTGGAGATGAACACTGTGGACCAGGCTCAGACCATGGTGAACTACTACGCTACGGTCACCCCCCTCATCAGACAGCAGCCTGTATTCATGCAGTACAGCAACCACAAGGAACTCAAGACCGACAACTCACCTAACCAAGTA AGAGTCCAGGCAGCACTGCAGGCGGTGAATGCTGTCCAGGGTGGCACCATGTTGGGCTCTACCATGTCCGGTATGGGGGGTGTAATGGGTGCTACCATGTCAgttggagggggagagatgggagccAGAGGCATGGCCACCCAGAGCCCTGTCCTTAGAGTCATAGTGGAAAACCTCTTCTACCCCGTCACACTGGAAGTCCTGCACCAG ATCTTCTCCAAGTATGGGTCTGTTCTGAAGATCATCACCTTCACTAAGAACAACCAGTTCCAGGCTCTGGTCCAATACGCTGACCCCATGACGGCACAGCACACCAAAATG tctctaGACGGTCAGAACATCTATAACGGTTGCTGTACTCTGAGGGTGAGTTTCTCCAAGCTGACCAGCCTCAACGTGAAGTTTAACAACGATAAGAGCCGTGACTACACCAGACCTGACCTTTCTACTGGAGAGCAACACAACCCTCAGCCTGGAATGGACCAGCACGCGATGGCTGCTGCCGCCTTCG GGTCTCCAGGTCTGATCTCAGCGTCTCCGTATGGACACGGATTCCCCCAGGCCTTCACTCTACAGCAGGCAGCAG GTTTGTCTATGCCCGGTGCCTTGGCGTCATTTGGTATGGGTCCAGGGGGCATGGCCGCTAGTCGTCTCGGCCTGCAAGCCCTCGGCGGTGGAGGAGGACAAGCTGGCGTCCTATTGGTCAGCAACCTCAACCCAGAG AGCGTTACACCAAACTGCCTCTTTATTCTCTTTG gTGTGTATGGCGACGTGATGAGAGTGAAGATTCTGTTCAATAAGAAGGACAACGCTCTGGTCCAGATGGCTGATGGCACACAGGCTCAGCTAg CGATGAGCCACCTGAACGGGGTGCGTCTCCATGGCCGGTCTCTACGTGTCTCCATGTCTAAACACACCACCGTACAGCTGCCCAGAGAAG GCCATGAGGACCAGGGGTTGACAAAGGACtatgccacctctcctctccaccgtTTTAAGAAGCCTGGCTCCAAAAACTACAACAACATCTACCCTCCCTCTGGCACACTGCACCTCTCCAACATacc tcctGCAGTAGGGGAGGAGGATCTGAAGGCACTGTTCAGCAGTTCAGGAGCTTCAGTCACGGCCTTCAAGTTCTTCCA GAAGGACCGTAAAATGGCTCTGATCCAGATGAGCTCAGTGGAGGAAGCTGTTGAGAGTCTCATCGAGTTCCACAACCATGACCTGGGAGATAACCACCACCTCAGAGTGTCTTTCTCCAAATCTACCATCTAA
- the LOC110527372 gene encoding polypyrimidine tract-binding protein 1 isoform X1, with the protein MEGHKLDADLYPMGPGYVTDIDVSVGTKRGSDELFSSYIMTPANGNDSKKFKGEMRSPSAPSRVIHLRQLPGDIQDSEVISMGMPFGKVTNLLMMKGKNQAFLEMNTVDQAQTMVNYYATVTPLIRQQPVFMQYSNHKELKTDNSPNQVRVQAALQAVNAVQGGTMLGSTMSGMGGVMGATMSVGGGEMGARGMATQSPVLRVIVENLFYPVTLEVLHQIFSKYGSVLKIITFTKNNQFQALVQYADPMTAQHTKMSLDGQNIYNGCCTLRVSFSKLTSLNVKFNNDKSRDYTRPDLSTGEQHNPQPGMDQHAMAAAAFGSPGLISASPYGHGFPQAFTLQQAAGLSMPGALASFGMGPGGMAASRLGLQALGGGGGQAGVLLVSNLNPESVTPNCLFILFGVYGDVMRVKILFNKKDNALVQMADGTQAQLAMSHLNGVRLHGRSLRVSMSKHTTVQLPREGHEDQGLTKDYATSPLHRFKKPGSKNYNNIYPPSGTLHLSNIPYVHTHTHTTSPLCLIVLLLSLSLSSPAVGEEDLKALFSSSGASVTAFKFFQKDRKMALIQMSSVEEAVESLIEFHNHDLGDNHHLRVSFSKSTI; encoded by the exons ATGGAAGG ACACAAATTAGATGCTGATCTGTATCCTATGGGACCTGGCTACGTCACAGACATAGA tgtcTCAGTGGGTACCAAG AGGGGATCTGATGAACTCTTCTCCTCCTACATCATgaccccag CCAACGGTAATGACAGTAAGAAGTTCAAAGGTGAGATGCGGAGCCCCAGCGCTCCATCGCGTGTCATCCACCTGCGCCAGCTGCCCGGGGACATCCAGGATTCTGAGGTCATCAGCATGGGAATGCCCTTTGGGAAGGTCACCAACCTTCTGATGATGAAGGGAAAGAACCAG gcgtTCCTGGAGATGAACACTGTGGACCAGGCTCAGACCATGGTGAACTACTACGCTACGGTCACCCCCCTCATCAGACAGCAGCCTGTATTCATGCAGTACAGCAACCACAAGGAACTCAAGACCGACAACTCACCTAACCAAGTA AGAGTCCAGGCAGCACTGCAGGCGGTGAATGCTGTCCAGGGTGGCACCATGTTGGGCTCTACCATGTCCGGTATGGGGGGTGTAATGGGTGCTACCATGTCAgttggagggggagagatgggagccAGAGGCATGGCCACCCAGAGCCCTGTCCTTAGAGTCATAGTGGAAAACCTCTTCTACCCCGTCACACTGGAAGTCCTGCACCAG ATCTTCTCCAAGTATGGGTCTGTTCTGAAGATCATCACCTTCACTAAGAACAACCAGTTCCAGGCTCTGGTCCAATACGCTGACCCCATGACGGCACAGCACACCAAAATG tctctaGACGGTCAGAACATCTATAACGGTTGCTGTACTCTGAGGGTGAGTTTCTCCAAGCTGACCAGCCTCAACGTGAAGTTTAACAACGATAAGAGCCGTGACTACACCAGACCTGACCTTTCTACTGGAGAGCAACACAACCCTCAGCCTGGAATGGACCAGCACGCGATGGCTGCTGCCGCCTTCG GGTCTCCAGGTCTGATCTCAGCGTCTCCGTATGGACACGGATTCCCCCAGGCCTTCACTCTACAGCAGGCAGCAG GTTTGTCTATGCCCGGTGCCTTGGCGTCATTTGGTATGGGTCCAGGGGGCATGGCCGCTAGTCGTCTCGGCCTGCAAGCCCTCGGCGGTGGAGGAGGACAAGCTGGCGTCCTATTGGTCAGCAACCTCAACCCAGAG AGCGTTACACCAAACTGCCTCTTTATTCTCTTTG gTGTGTATGGCGACGTGATGAGAGTGAAGATTCTGTTCAATAAGAAGGACAACGCTCTGGTCCAGATGGCTGATGGCACACAGGCTCAGCTAg CGATGAGCCACCTGAACGGGGTGCGTCTCCATGGCCGGTCTCTACGTGTCTCCATGTCTAAACACACCACCGTACAGCTGCCCAGAGAAG GCCATGAGGACCAGGGGTTGACAAAGGACtatgccacctctcctctccaccgtTTTAAGAAGCCTGGCTCCAAAAACTACAACAACATCTACCCTCCCTCTGGCACACTGCACCTCTCCAACATaccgtacgtacacacacacacacacacaacatcccctTTATGTTTGATTGTCCTattgctttctctttctctctctagtcctGCAGTAGGGGAGGAGGATCTGAAGGCACTGTTCAGCAGTTCAGGAGCTTCAGTCACGGCCTTCAAGTTCTTCCA GAAGGACCGTAAAATGGCTCTGATCCAGATGAGCTCAGTGGAGGAAGCTGTTGAGAGTCTCATCGAGTTCCACAACCATGACCTGGGAGATAACCACCACCTCAGAGTGTCTTTCTCCAAATCTACCATCTAA
- the LOC110527372 gene encoding polypyrimidine tract-binding protein 1 isoform X2 — protein MGPGYVTDIDVSVGTKRGSDELFSSYIMTPANGNDSKKFKGEMRSPSAPSRVIHLRQLPGDIQDSEVISMGMPFGKVTNLLMMKGKNQAFLEMNTVDQAQTMVNYYATVTPLIRQQPVFMQYSNHKELKTDNSPNQVRVQAALQAVNAVQGGTMLGSTMSGMGGVMGATMSVGGGEMGARGMATQSPVLRVIVENLFYPVTLEVLHQIFSKYGSVLKIITFTKNNQFQALVQYADPMTAQHTKMSLDGQNIYNGCCTLRVSFSKLTSLNVKFNNDKSRDYTRPDLSTGEQHNPQPGMDQHAMAAAAFGSPGLISASPYGHGFPQAFTLQQAAGLSMPGALASFGMGPGGMAASRLGLQALGGGGGQAGVLLVSNLNPESVTPNCLFILFGVYGDVMRVKILFNKKDNALVQMADGTQAQLAMSHLNGVRLHGRSLRVSMSKHTTVQLPREGHEDQGLTKDYATSPLHRFKKPGSKNYNNIYPPSGTLHLSNIPYVHTHTHTTSPLCLIVLLLSLSLSSPAVGEEDLKALFSSSGASVTAFKFFQKDRKMALIQMSSVEEAVESLIEFHNHDLGDNHHLRVSFSKSTI, from the exons ATGGGACCTGGCTACGTCACAGACATAGA tgtcTCAGTGGGTACCAAG AGGGGATCTGATGAACTCTTCTCCTCCTACATCATgaccccag CCAACGGTAATGACAGTAAGAAGTTCAAAGGTGAGATGCGGAGCCCCAGCGCTCCATCGCGTGTCATCCACCTGCGCCAGCTGCCCGGGGACATCCAGGATTCTGAGGTCATCAGCATGGGAATGCCCTTTGGGAAGGTCACCAACCTTCTGATGATGAAGGGAAAGAACCAG gcgtTCCTGGAGATGAACACTGTGGACCAGGCTCAGACCATGGTGAACTACTACGCTACGGTCACCCCCCTCATCAGACAGCAGCCTGTATTCATGCAGTACAGCAACCACAAGGAACTCAAGACCGACAACTCACCTAACCAAGTA AGAGTCCAGGCAGCACTGCAGGCGGTGAATGCTGTCCAGGGTGGCACCATGTTGGGCTCTACCATGTCCGGTATGGGGGGTGTAATGGGTGCTACCATGTCAgttggagggggagagatgggagccAGAGGCATGGCCACCCAGAGCCCTGTCCTTAGAGTCATAGTGGAAAACCTCTTCTACCCCGTCACACTGGAAGTCCTGCACCAG ATCTTCTCCAAGTATGGGTCTGTTCTGAAGATCATCACCTTCACTAAGAACAACCAGTTCCAGGCTCTGGTCCAATACGCTGACCCCATGACGGCACAGCACACCAAAATG tctctaGACGGTCAGAACATCTATAACGGTTGCTGTACTCTGAGGGTGAGTTTCTCCAAGCTGACCAGCCTCAACGTGAAGTTTAACAACGATAAGAGCCGTGACTACACCAGACCTGACCTTTCTACTGGAGAGCAACACAACCCTCAGCCTGGAATGGACCAGCACGCGATGGCTGCTGCCGCCTTCG GGTCTCCAGGTCTGATCTCAGCGTCTCCGTATGGACACGGATTCCCCCAGGCCTTCACTCTACAGCAGGCAGCAG GTTTGTCTATGCCCGGTGCCTTGGCGTCATTTGGTATGGGTCCAGGGGGCATGGCCGCTAGTCGTCTCGGCCTGCAAGCCCTCGGCGGTGGAGGAGGACAAGCTGGCGTCCTATTGGTCAGCAACCTCAACCCAGAG AGCGTTACACCAAACTGCCTCTTTATTCTCTTTG gTGTGTATGGCGACGTGATGAGAGTGAAGATTCTGTTCAATAAGAAGGACAACGCTCTGGTCCAGATGGCTGATGGCACACAGGCTCAGCTAg CGATGAGCCACCTGAACGGGGTGCGTCTCCATGGCCGGTCTCTACGTGTCTCCATGTCTAAACACACCACCGTACAGCTGCCCAGAGAAG GCCATGAGGACCAGGGGTTGACAAAGGACtatgccacctctcctctccaccgtTTTAAGAAGCCTGGCTCCAAAAACTACAACAACATCTACCCTCCCTCTGGCACACTGCACCTCTCCAACATaccgtacgtacacacacacacacacacaacatcccctTTATGTTTGATTGTCCTattgctttctctttctctctctagtcctGCAGTAGGGGAGGAGGATCTGAAGGCACTGTTCAGCAGTTCAGGAGCTTCAGTCACGGCCTTCAAGTTCTTCCA GAAGGACCGTAAAATGGCTCTGATCCAGATGAGCTCAGTGGAGGAAGCTGTTGAGAGTCTCATCGAGTTCCACAACCATGACCTGGGAGATAACCACCACCTCAGAGTGTCTTTCTCCAAATCTACCATCTAA
- the LOC110527381 gene encoding paralemmin-1: MRETPKERDAIGDKIKDSAVGMAEVSQQERIQAIAEKRKRQTEIENKRRQLEDDRRQLQHLKSKALRERWLLDGAPEEDETQRRLQEDEERTKALEKSILCLEQDIEELENPVMTKENGAVNGVSQNQSPRRELTGVEAKLLGPSPDQASAENPVTLVFMGYTALEGETAGEVGEAGGTEGGDGSVKAEFVMLSDGEGKGVGEGETETQAAANGSTGEKGEANGGGGEEGEKEKKPSCKCCTVM; the protein is encoded by the exons gatgGCTGAGGTTTCACAGCAGGAGAGAATTCAGGCCATCGCT gagaagaggaagaggcagaCAGAGATTGAGAACAAGAGGAGACAGCTGGAAGATGACAGAAGACAGCTTCAACACctaaag tcGAAGGCTCTGAGAGAGCGCTGGTTGTTGGATGGGGCTCCAGAGGAAGATGAGACTCAGAGACGACTTCAGGAGGACGAAGAGAGGACTAAGGCACTAGAGAAGAGCATCCTCTG ctTGGAGCAGGATATAGAGGAGCTGGAGAATCCGGTCATGACCAAAGAGAACGGAG cTGTAAATGGAGTATCACAGAACCAGAGTCCTAGAAGAGAACTAACAGGAGTAGAAGCCAAGCTGTTGGGTCCCAGTCCAGACCAGGCCAGTGCTGAGAACCCTGTTACCCTGGTCTTCATGGGCTATACAGCTCTGGAGGGTGAGACAgcaggggaggtgggggaggcaggggggacAGAGGGTGGAGACGGCTCAGTCAAGGCGGAGTTTGTGATGCTATCAGAcggggaggggaagggggtaggagagggggagacggagaccCAGGCAGCAGCCAATGGGAGTACGGGTGAGAAGGGGGAGGCAaatgggggaggaggggaggagggggagaaggaaaaGAAACCGAGTTGCAAGTGTTGCACagtcatgtga